A stretch of Deltaproteobacteria bacterium DNA encodes these proteins:
- a CDS encoding FprA family A-type flavoprotein — protein sequence MHKRQIKKRIYWMGAVDWDRRLFDSLIPLPDGTTYNAYLVEGSEKTALLDTVDPSMVDELMAQLDGVPKIDFIVSHHAEQDHSGAIPRVLDRFPEATVVTTPKAKGMLIDLLRIPENKFVTMTDGETLSLGDKTLRFIHTPWVHWPETMVTYLEEDRILFSCDFYGSHIATTDLFVNDQGRVYEAAKRYFAEIMMPFRNVLVKNVEKLKGYDIQMIAPSHGQIYDRPAWIMDAYREWILGTPKNMVVLPYVSMHASTKLMVDYMLSSLVKKGVRVEPFNLTVTDIGKLAMALIDGGTIVLGTPTVLAGPHPLVAYCAFLANALRPKAQFLSIVGSYGWGGKTVETLAGMIPNLKVEVLDPVLCKGVPSENDFRAMDKLTDTIVKKHTQHGFR from the coding sequence ATGCACAAGAGGCAGATAAAGAAAAGGATTTACTGGATGGGGGCCGTTGATTGGGACAGGCGCCTTTTTGATTCTCTCATTCCGCTTCCAGACGGCACTACGTACAATGCCTACCTGGTTGAAGGGAGCGAAAAAACCGCTTTGCTGGACACAGTCGATCCGTCCATGGTCGATGAATTGATGGCACAACTGGACGGGGTCCCCAAAATTGACTTTATCGTCTCTCATCATGCCGAGCAGGATCATTCCGGGGCCATCCCTCGGGTTCTTGACAGGTTTCCAGAAGCAACAGTGGTCACGACCCCCAAAGCCAAGGGCATGCTCATTGATCTGCTAAGAATTCCCGAAAACAAATTTGTCACGATGACGGACGGCGAAACGCTATCGCTAGGCGACAAGACCCTTAGGTTTATTCACACGCCCTGGGTACACTGGCCGGAAACCATGGTGACCTACCTGGAAGAAGATCGCATCCTTTTCAGTTGTGATTTTTATGGTTCCCATATCGCGACCACCGATCTTTTCGTGAACGACCAGGGGCGTGTGTACGAAGCCGCAAAACGCTACTTTGCCGAGATAATGATGCCATTTCGGAATGTGCTCGTAAAGAATGTCGAAAAACTCAAAGGATACGACATTCAAATGATCGCCCCTAGCCACGGACAGATCTATGACCGTCCGGCCTGGATCATGGATGCTTACCGGGAGTGGATTCTTGGAACGCCCAAAAACATGGTTGTGCTCCCCTATGTTTCCATGCATGCCAGTACCAAACTCATGGTGGATTATATGCTGTCCTCTCTGGTGAAAAAAGGTGTGCGTGTTGAGCCGTTCAACCTGACGGTGACCGATATCGGAAAGCTCGCCATGGCGCTGATCGATGGGGGAACGATTGTCCTTGGGACGCCCACGGTCCTGGCCGGCCCTCATCCTCTGGTCGCGTACTGCGCCTTTCTGGCCAATGCCCTGCGGCCCAAGGCTCAATTTCTTTCGATTGTCGGTTCGTACGGATGGGGTGGCAAGACCGTGGAAACGCTTGCGGGGATGATACCCAATCTCAAGGTCGAGGTGTTGGACCCCGTATTGTGTAAAGGGGTTCCATCGGAAAATGATTTCAGGGCGATGGATAAACTGACTGACACCATTGTAAAAAAACACACGCAGCACGGATTCAGATAA
- a CDS encoding carbonic anhydrase → MSKILDEVLAANTAYAKDFGDKANLPMPPGRRIAILTCMDARLDPAQFCGVYEGDAHVIRNAGGRVSEDAIRSFIISYKLLGTNEWFVIHHTDCGMQTFTDDVMRSLLASSLKTATIDASGWHDSGEGPGSTEGDYINWLTISDQTRSVTADVRRLRFHPLVPPEIPIYGFVFDVRTGKVVEVPEAMEIGKAK, encoded by the coding sequence ATGAGCAAAATATTGGACGAGGTATTAGCTGCAAATACTGCTTATGCTAAAGACTTTGGTGATAAAGCAAATTTACCAATGCCTCCAGGGAGGCGTATAGCCATCCTGACCTGTATGGATGCGCGTCTTGATCCTGCTCAATTTTGTGGGGTATACGAGGGAGATGCTCATGTAATTCGTAATGCAGGTGGCAGAGTCAGTGAAGATGCCATCCGCTCCTTTATAATCTCATACAAGCTTCTGGGAACAAACGAGTGGTTTGTCATCCACCATACTGATTGTGGAATGCAGACATTCACTGATGATGTTATGCGATCATTGTTGGCAAGTAGCCTGAAGACAGCTACAATTGACGCAAGCGGATGGCATGATTCCGGGGAAGGGCCTGGTTCAACTGAAGGAGATTACATCAACTGGCTAACAATCAGTGATCAAACCAGGAGCGTTACCGCGGATGTCCGTCGCCTACGATTTCATCCATTGGTACCTCCTGAAATCCCAATTTACGGGTTTGTCTTTGATGTAAGGACAGGAAAGGTCGTTGAGGTTCCTGAAGCAATGGAAATTGGTAAGGCCAAATAA
- a CDS encoding class I SAM-dependent methyltransferase, which translates to MSNRKSRVCPVERAGSLDNRIRRWIQNPRKILGPYIEEGMTVLDLGCGPGFFSIDMARMVGKSGRVVASDLQEGMLQKIRDKIKGTELGNRITLHKCEENKIGLSGGFDFILSFYMLHEVPNTEEFFNEVGKLLKPEGQILIVEPPFHVSNTAFEETIKHARDAGLRDIERPKVFLSKAVILKKG; encoded by the coding sequence GTGAGCAATCGAAAAAGTCGTGTATGCCCGGTCGAAAGGGCAGGCAGTCTCGATAACAGAATTCGAAGATGGATACAAAACCCCCGGAAAATATTGGGGCCATATATTGAAGAAGGGATGACAGTTCTTGACCTGGGTTGTGGTCCAGGTTTTTTCTCCATAGACATGGCTCGAATGGTTGGCAAATCCGGTAGAGTTGTTGCTTCTGATTTACAGGAAGGGATGCTCCAGAAAATAAGAGACAAGATTAAAGGGACAGAACTTGGGAATCGTATCACACTTCACAAGTGCGAAGAGAACAAGATTGGCTTGTCAGGGGGGTTTGATTTTATCTTATCATTCTATATGCTTCACGAAGTCCCGAATACAGAGGAGTTTTTTAACGAGGTCGGAAAACTTCTAAAACCAGAAGGACAAATTCTTATAGTAGAACCACCATTTCACGTTTCAAATACAGCGTTTGAAGAAACTATCAAACACGCCCGAGACGCCGGATTAAGAGATATTGAAAGACCAAAAGTGTTTCTTAGCAAGGCAGTGATTCTGAAGAAGGGCTAA
- a CDS encoding aldehyde ferredoxin oxidoreductase family protein, whose product MLSSDPLCNILYVDLTRKRFRVEQRQDLFDRYLGGAGVATQLLHQSCPEGGDPLGPENPIVFAVGPLTGLFPLASKTVAMFKSPHTGNLGESHCGGRSAVAIRMAGYGAIVIEGRSEIPIYLAIHGSDVHFRDASTLWGMSSSLTVGHIIREREPGSGLRTIMRIGRAGERMVTYACVAAETYRHFGRLGLGAVFGSKNLKAVVVSGKRSLPVADNRAYRRVYKDIYEAATSSEAMKKYHDLGTAQNVLPLNKLSAFPTRNLQETKFEAAEELSGEAFAQRYLGRRLACSHCPVACIHIAALREPHEVEPYFYKTSMISYDYEPIYAMGSMLGVGDPEGLLRLLDRAEVLGLDLMTTGPVLSWATEAQEKGLVSEKDTGGLRLSWGDWKTYLEATQRIVEQPNDYFAALARGVEHASSIYGGAEFALALGGNEMPGYHTGPAAHVGCLMGARHSHLDNAGYSVDQKVLVKEELSPEALGDALLEEESWRQILSSIVICFFAREIYDRDTVLCCLKAAGFDLDVDRLLKTGRDIHREKFRFKAREGFTFDGLRIPERILETKAPASGLSEEYIRATLDHVRKALV is encoded by the coding sequence ATGCTAAGTAGCGATCCGTTGTGCAACATCCTTTACGTGGATCTCACCCGGAAACGGTTCAGGGTCGAACAGAGACAGGACCTCTTCGACAGGTACCTGGGCGGTGCGGGTGTGGCCACGCAGCTTCTGCATCAGTCCTGCCCGGAAGGGGGCGATCCCCTGGGGCCGGAAAACCCCATCGTCTTTGCCGTCGGCCCCCTGACCGGGCTGTTCCCCCTGGCCTCCAAAACGGTGGCCATGTTCAAGTCGCCCCACACGGGGAACCTCGGCGAGAGCCACTGCGGGGGAAGGAGCGCCGTGGCCATAAGGATGGCCGGTTACGGGGCCATCGTCATCGAGGGGAGGAGCGAGATCCCCATCTATCTGGCCATTCACGGCAGCGATGTGCACTTTCGAGATGCCTCCACCCTATGGGGTATGAGCAGCAGCCTCACCGTCGGGCACATCATCAGGGAAAGAGAACCGGGGTCGGGTCTGCGCACGATTATGCGTATCGGCCGCGCGGGCGAGAGGATGGTGACCTATGCATGCGTCGCCGCTGAAACCTACCGGCACTTCGGGAGGCTCGGTCTGGGCGCCGTGTTCGGCAGCAAAAACCTCAAGGCTGTCGTCGTATCCGGCAAAAGATCTCTCCCCGTGGCGGACAACCGGGCCTACCGTCGCGTATACAAGGACATTTACGAAGCGGCCACCTCCTCGGAGGCCATGAAAAAGTACCACGATCTCGGTACGGCCCAGAATGTTCTTCCGCTCAACAAACTGAGCGCTTTCCCGACCAGGAACCTGCAGGAGACGAAGTTCGAGGCGGCGGAGGAACTCTCAGGTGAGGCCTTTGCTCAGAGGTACCTGGGAAGACGGCTGGCCTGTTCCCACTGCCCTGTGGCCTGCATCCACATCGCCGCCCTTAGGGAACCCCACGAGGTCGAGCCATATTTCTACAAGACCTCCATGATCTCTTACGACTACGAGCCCATTTACGCCATGGGCTCCATGCTTGGGGTCGGTGATCCCGAGGGCCTGCTGCGGTTGTTGGACCGTGCCGAGGTCCTGGGCCTGGACCTCATGACCACCGGCCCCGTCCTGTCCTGGGCCACCGAAGCCCAGGAAAAGGGGCTCGTTTCCGAAAAAGATACGGGAGGACTCAGGCTTTCGTGGGGTGACTGGAAAACCTACCTTGAGGCCACCCAGAGGATCGTCGAGCAGCCTAACGATTATTTCGCCGCCCTGGCCAGGGGGGTGGAACACGCGTCGTCCATTTACGGAGGCGCGGAGTTCGCCCTCGCCCTCGGAGGGAACGAGATGCCCGGCTATCACACGGGTCCGGCGGCTCACGTGGGCTGCCTAATGGGCGCCAGGCACAGCCACCTTGACAACGCGGGCTACAGCGTGGACCAGAAGGTCCTGGTAAAGGAGGAGTTGAGTCCCGAGGCGCTGGGCGACGCTTTGCTCGAGGAGGAAAGCTGGAGACAGATCCTTTCCTCCATCGTCATCTGCTTTTTCGCCAGGGAGATCTACGATCGGGATACGGTTCTCTGCTGCCTTAAGGCGGCTGGATTCGATCTGGACGTGGACCGGTTGCTGAAGACGGGAAGGGACATCCACCGCGAGAAATTCAGGTTCAAGGCGCGGGAGGGGTTTACTTTCGACGGGCTGCGAATACCTGAGCGGATTCTCGAAACGAAGGCACCCGCTTCCGGGTTGAGTGAGGAGTACATCAGGGCAACCCTGGATCACGTGCGCAAGGCTCTTGTCTAA
- a CDS encoding [Fe-S]-binding protein: MKRLSVVDAERCVGCQCCMFACSRRTNSHGLSESCIGVRSSSGVEHGFIVVACRVCEDPPCVRACPMGALTRTEKRGIHLAEEKCTGCGSCAEACVVGAVYWDSEINKPMICIQCGFCVDFCSHGVIEMRERKAADDAK; this comes from the coding sequence ATGAAAAGACTGTCTGTAGTTGATGCGGAAAGGTGTGTCGGGTGTCAGTGCTGCATGTTCGCGTGTTCGAGAAGGACGAACAGCCACGGCCTGTCGGAGTCGTGTATCGGGGTCAGGTCCAGCAGCGGGGTGGAACACGGGTTCATCGTGGTAGCCTGCAGGGTCTGCGAGGACCCACCTTGTGTCAGGGCCTGCCCCATGGGCGCCCTCACCCGCACTGAAAAGAGGGGAATACACCTTGCCGAGGAGAAGTGCACCGGGTGCGGCAGCTGCGCCGAGGCGTGCGTTGTAGGGGCCGTCTACTGGGACAGTGAGATCAACAAACCCATGATCTGCATTCAATGCGGCTTCTGTGTTGACTTCTGTTCCCATGGTGTCATCGAGATGAGGGAGAGAAAGGCGGCCGACGATGCTAAGTAG
- a CDS encoding Txe/YoeB family addiction module toxin, with amino-acid sequence MTWRLVYTRQAQKDARKLVSSGLKGQAADLLKIIGEDPYRTPPPFEKLIGDLSGAYSRRINIQHRLVYQIIKEEGVVKVIRMWSHYE; translated from the coding sequence GTGACCTGGCGCCTGGTCTACACCAGACAGGCGCAGAAGGATGCACGCAAGCTTGTGTCCTCCGGCTTGAAGGGCCAGGCCGCGGACCTGCTGAAGATTATTGGGGAAGATCCCTATAGGACACCCCCGCCTTTCGAGAAACTCATAGGTGACCTTTCCGGAGCCTATTCACGCCGCATCAACATCCAGCATCGTCTCGTCTACCAGATAATAAAGGAGGAGGGGGTGGTCAAGGTGATTCGAATGTGGAGCCATTACGAATAA
- a CDS encoding type II toxin-antitoxin system Phd/YefM family antitoxin has product MKTITVSKARANLYKLLEDSGKSHEPLVITGKRGNAVLVAEEDWRSIQETLFLLSIPGMRESIREGLATPLEECAEDLDW; this is encoded by the coding sequence ATGAAGACTATCACGGTGAGCAAGGCCAGGGCAAACCTGTACAAACTTCTCGAAGATTCCGGCAAATCCCATGAACCACTGGTCATCACGGGGAAAAGGGGCAACGCTGTGCTGGTGGCGGAGGAAGACTGGAGGTCGATCCAGGAGACCCTGTTTCTGCTGTCCATTCCCGGGATGAGAGAGTCTATCAGGGAGGGTCTCGCAACTCCCCTGGAGGAGTGTGCAGAGGATCTTGACTGGTGA
- a CDS encoding flavodoxin family protein: MAAKQILILLGSPRKTGNTAILAQHLAEGAEGSGADVRTLYLHGMNISPCTGCNHCQEADANGCIIVDDMQDIYGHLREADSIVFASPVYWFSVTAQIKMVIDRIYAVGGGDKNIFKDKDFGILLAYADSDPFTSGAVNALRMFQDISAYLGVRIAGAVYGSAYEAGEIRDSTEVLKAARELGMKLGG; encoded by the coding sequence ATGGCCGCAAAGCAGATACTCATTCTACTGGGAAGCCCCCGAAAGACCGGCAACACCGCGATCCTCGCCCAACATCTGGCGGAAGGAGCCGAAGGATCGGGAGCTGACGTCCGGACCCTGTACCTTCACGGTATGAATATAAGTCCCTGCACAGGATGCAACCATTGTCAGGAAGCTGACGCCAATGGGTGCATAATCGTCGATGACATGCAGGACATCTACGGTCATCTCAGGGAGGCCGACTCCATAGTTTTCGCCAGCCCCGTTTACTGGTTTTCCGTCACCGCCCAGATCAAGATGGTGATAGACAGGATCTACGCTGTGGGCGGGGGAGACAAGAATATCTTCAAGGACAAAGACTTCGGGATCCTCCTGGCCTACGCCGATTCCGACCCCTTCACCTCCGGTGCCGTCAACGCCCTGCGCATGTTTCAGGATATATCAGCCTACCTGGGTGTCAGGATCGCCGGGGCAGTATATGGATCAGCGTATGAAGCAGGGGAGATCAGGGACAGCACCGAGGTTCTGAAAGCCGCCCGCGAATTGGGGATGAAGCTGGGGGGGTGA